Proteins encoded within one genomic window of Panicum virgatum strain AP13 chromosome 1N, P.virgatum_v5, whole genome shotgun sequence:
- the LOC120653575 gene encoding beta-amyrin 28-monooxygenase-like: MASRRLTSAGMCKPHPPRQRSKLDAAARPILARGHSSTLVLPLRFLLCTLFFHGSDPAASTITRLPTAISLREHDAIAKSKGDGEALTWEDLAGMKFTWRAAQEMLRLVPPIFGTFRRATKDIEFNGYVIPKGWQVMWAAAATHMDGSLFPEPAKFNPSRFENPSAPPCSFVAFGAGPKICVGMEFARVETLVAIHYLVRRFRWKLCCKENTFVRNIQPTPLHGLPIQLEQKAASP; encoded by the coding sequence CCGCACCCCCCGCGTCAACGGAGCAAGTTGGATGCCGCCGCCAGGCCTATCCTCGCACGCGGTCATAGCAGCACACTTGTTCTCCCTCTTCGCTTTCTTCTCTGTACCCTTTTTTTCCATGGCTCCGATCCGGCGGCTTCAACGATCACGAGATTGCCTACTGCCATCTCTCTCAGGGAGCACGACGCGATCGCCAAGAgcaagggcgacggcgaggccctGACCTGGGAGGACCTGGCGGGCATGAAGTTCACGTGGCGCGCCGCGCAGGAGATGCTCCGCCTGGTGCCCCCGATCTTCGGCACCTTCAGGAGAGCCACCAAAGACATCGAGTTCAACGGCTACGTCATCCCCAAAGGGTGGCAGGTGAtgtgggcggcggccgcgacgcacatggacgggagcctcttcCCCGAGCCGGCCAAGTTCAACCCGTCCCGGTTCGAGAACCCGTCGGCGCCGCCTTGCTCGTTCGTCGCCTTCGGCGCCGGTCCCAAGATCTGCGTCGGCATGGAGTTCGCCAGGGTCGAGACGCTGGTGGCGATTCATTACCTGGTGAGGCGCTTCAGGTGGAAGCTCTGCTGCAAGGAGAACACCTTCGTCAGGAACATCCAGCCGACGCCGCTGCACGGCCTGCCGATACAACTTGAGCAAAAGGCAGCATCGCCATGA